The window CACGGTGCTGCTGACGGACCGGATCAGCGCCAGCGCCGCCGAAGGCTTTACCATGGCCATGCGCGTGCTGCCGCACGTCACGGTGGTGGGCGACACCACCGAAGGAGCCCTCTACTCCCAGTTTCCCGAAAGGATGCCCAATGGCTGGACCCTGTGGGTGGCCTTCAAGGAGGTCCGGGACCATGAGGGCGTCTGCTGGGACGGCGTCGGCATCCCGCCCGACCTGCGCGTCCTCAACACGGCGGCCGATATCGCCGCCGGCCGGGACCGGGTGCTGGAATTTGCCATGAAGTACCTGGAAAAGGGAGCTCCCGCCCTTCATGATGAGGCAAAAAGCCTCGTGGATGTGAAAAAATCCCTGGTCGATGAATATATGCAGTTTGTTAAGGACAAAGGGCTCGAAGCGGCGGTCGCCTTGCTCAACCGGGAACGGGCGGCAAAAAGCGGCTTGTACTACTTCACCCCTGACGAGGCCATGCAGCAGGCGGTCCCGCTCCTGGGACGCCGACAATACGCCGAGGCCATCGGACTGCTCAGTGCTTGCCGCGAGAGTTATCCCAAATTCCGCAGCCTTTATGCCATGCTGGCCCAAGCCTATCTCGGTTTGGGTGATGTCGCAACCGCTGAGGCGATCATGAAAGAGGGCGAAGCGGTCGAGCCGATGTTCTCCTATGAACGGTCGACGATCGAACAGG of the Candidatus Aminicenantes bacterium genome contains:
- a CDS encoding S41 family peptidase, translating into TVLLTDRISASAAEGFTMAMRVLPHVTVVGDTTEGALYSQFPERMPNGWTLWVAFKEVRDHEGVCWDGVGIPPDLRVLNTAADIAAGRDRVLEFAMKYLEKGAPALHDEAKSLVDVKKSLVDEYMQFVKDKGLEAAVALLNRERAAKSGLYYFTPDEAMQQAVPLLGRRQYAEAIGLLSACRESYPKFRSLYAMLAQAYLGLGDVATAEAIMKEGEAVEPMFSYERSTIEQAQAALRKAKQGSAAELFGKALSEGGIPAAEKKLKELQKRRANGPVFDENDFNNLGYQLVQENRLESALYVFEKTAFLYPDSWNAWDSLGETEAKAGRKEQAIASYRKSLALNPQNRNGNAMLEKLEKGL